The following proteins come from a genomic window of Rattus norvegicus strain BN/NHsdMcwi chromosome 8, GRCr8, whole genome shotgun sequence:
- the Snx19 gene encoding sorting nexin-19 isoform X1, whose protein sequence is MKAQTVSPAQGNIPESSYVNSNLWSSRKLMVVGVLLGWLLVIHLLVNVWLLILLCASLVVLGGWLGSTAIVGASGQLHLERFISITTCPPCPEAERHLEQEINCTIQMIIRDFVLSWYRSVSHEKTFEAEMEASMKGLVQELRRRMSIVDSHALTQRVLTLCGCHLQSYIQAKGATAKEQSCPVEPSQLWDAYCQVTTPHPAMSCPTTEVTYARGIVNLILKELVPKPHLETRTGRHVVVELITCNVILPLISKLSDPDWIHLILPDIRGPLFLCEDSELESPLSELGKETIMLMTPGNFLSHRIQDALCALDDSQALEPRDGEGSECMEGAEAEEAPGAETETGTLVSMLNCPEIQIDPADKEAEQGDDASLTALLEEPEKPCLQRPSCLDKGLGSGACSLEPAVPPLSLSSSPPGPLSSATFSFESLSSPDGPVVIQNLRITGTITAREHSGTGFHPYTLYTVKYETALSGENSSGLQQLAYHTVNRRYREFLNLQTRLEEKPDLRKFIKNVKGPKKLFPDLPFGNMDSDRVEARKSLLESFLRQLCAIPEIANSEEVQEFLALNTDARIAFVKKPFMVSRIDKMVVSAIVDTLKTAFPRSEPQSPTEELSEAENESKPQTEGKKASKSRLRFSSSKIAPALSIAEAQDKILYCLQEGNSESEVLSMSGMESFIEKQTKLLQMQPAEVPDKEPQQVPKESVDSGLLDKAVVSQELNKSDPGTETELADTAFDLILLLLMEQWKWLCTENMQKFLRLVFGTLVQRWLEVQVANLTCPQRWAQYLRLLRESIWPGGVLPKFPRPGRTQAQKAATEKQALQSLMGLLPDFLVEILGVHKCQLSWSLVLESFQQPLINRHLIYCLGDIILEFLDLSAAVEECAPTTSASDSPGSLKKMAVST, encoded by the exons ATGAAGGCACAAACAGTGTCCCCTGCCCAGGGGAATATCCCCGAGTCCAGTTATGTCAACAGCAATCTATGGAGTAGCCGGAAGCTAATGGTCGTAGGAGTCTTGCTGGGCTGGCTACTGGTCATCCACCTTCTGGTCAACGTGTGGCTTCTGATCCTTCTGTGTGCATCGTTGGTAGTGCTGGGAGGATGGCTGGGCTCCACTGCCATTGTAGGGGCTTCAGGTCAATTGCACCTGGAACGATTCATTTCAATTACCACCTGCCCTCCATGTCCCGAGGCAGAAAGGCATCTGGAACAGGAGATTAACTGCACCATCCAGATGATTATCCGAGACTTCGTGCTATCCTGGTATCGTTCTGTGAGCCATGAGAAGACATTCGAGGCGGAGATGGAGGCATCCATGAAAGGGTTGGTTCAGGAGCTTCGAAGGCGGATGAGCATAGTGGACAGCCATGCTCTTACCCAGAGGGTTCTGACTCTCTGTGGCTGTCACCTGCAAAGCTATATTCAGGCGAAGGGGGCTACTGCAAAGGAGCAGAGCTGTCCAGTTGAGCCCTCCCAGCTGTGGGATGCTTACTGCCAGGTTACAACTCCCCATCCTGCCATGAGCTGTCCCACCACTGAGGTCACTTACGCACGTGGCATTGTGAATTTGATACTAAAAGAGTTAGTGCCCAAGCCCCACCTGGAGACTAGGACCGGACGCCATGTTGTAGTCGAACTCATTACTTGCAATGTAATCTTACCGCTGATCAGCAAGCTATCAGATCCTGACTGGATCCACCTTATACTT CCAGATATCCGAGGCCCCTTGTTCTTGTGTGAAGACTCAGAACTGGAGTCACCACTGTCTGAACTGGGCAAAGAAACCATCATGCTGATGACCCCAGGCAACTTCCTTTCGCACAGGATTCAGGATGCTCTGTGTGCCCTAGACGATTCCCAGGCTCTGGAGCCTAGGGATGGCGAGGGGTCTGAGTGCATGGAAGGAGCAGAAGCTGAGGAGGCTCCAGgagcagaaacagagacaggcacGCTGGTCTCCATGCTTAATTGCCCAGAGATCCAGATTGACCCAGCAGACAAGGAGGCGGAGCAAGGAGATGACGCGTCTCTTACAGCCTTGCTGGAAGAACcggaaaaaccctgtctccagcGACCTTCGTGCTTAGACAAAGGTCTCGGCAGTGGTGCGTGCTCCCTTGAGCCTGCTGTGCCTCCACTGtcactttcttcctctccccctggTCCTCTCAGCTCAGCCACCTTCAGCTTTGAGTCCCTGAGCAGTCCTGATGGCCCAGTTGTCATCCAGAACCTTCGAATCACTGGCACCATCACGGCCCGAGAGCACAGTGGGACTGGATTCCACCCGTACACGCTGTACACCGTGAAG TATGAGACAGCCCTCAGTGGCGAGAACAGCAGCGGCCTACAGCAGCTGGCCTATCACACCGTAAACCGCCGCTACCGGGAGTTCTTGAATCTGCAGACCCGCCTGGAGGAGAAACCAGATCTACGAAAGTTTATCAAAA aCGTGAAGGGTCCAAAAAAGCTCTTTCCAGATCTTCCATTTGGAAACATGGACAGTGACAGAGTAGAAGCCCGGAAGAGCCTCCTGGAGTCATTCCTGAGG CAACTCTGTGCCATTCCTGAGATTGCCaacagtgaggaggtgcaggagttcCTCGCTCTGAACACAGATGCTCGGATTGCCTTTGTCAAGAAGCCGTTCATGGTCTCTCGGATAGACAAG ATGGTGGTGAGTGCTATCGTGGACACCTTGAAGACAGCGTTTCCTCGCTCTGAACCCCAGAGTCCCACAGAGGAGCTGAGTGAAGCTGAGAATGAGAGCAAGCCCCAGACAGAAGGCAAGAAGGCTAGCAA GTCCAGACTGAGGTTTTCATCCAGTAAAATTGCCCCCGCACTGAGTATAGCTGAGGCACAGGACAAGATTCTGTACTGCCTCCAGGAAGGCAATTCG GAGTCAGAGGTCCTGTCCATGTCTGGGATGGAATCTTTCATTGAAAAGCAGACAAAGTTACTGCAAATGCAGCCAGCGGAAGTCCCAGATAAAGAGCCCCAGCAAGTCCCCAAAGAATCTGTGGATAGTGGTTTGCTGGATAAAGCTGTGGTATCCCAAGAGCTCAACAAGAGTGACCCAG GAACAGAGACAGAGTTAGCTGACACGGCCTTCGATCTGATCCTCCTGCTGTTAATGGAGCAGTGGAAATGGCTGTGTACCGAAAACATGCAGAAGTTCCTCCGCCTTGTTTTTGGAACGCTAGTTCAGAG GTGGCTAGAAGTACAGGTGGCTAATCTAACATGTCCCCAGCGCTGGGCACAATACCTCCGCCTTCTTCGGGAATCTATCTGGCCTGGTGGAGTGCTGCCCAAGTTTCCACGGCCTGGAAGGACTCAGGCACAGAAAGCAGCTACTGAGAAGCAGGCTTTGCAGAGTTTGATGGGTCTCCTTCCAG aTTTTTTAGTAGAAATCTTGGGGGTGCACAAGTGCCAGCTGAGCTGGAGTCTTGTCTTGGAATCATTCCAGCAGCCCCTCATCAACAG ACATTTGATTTACTGCCTTGGAGACATTATCCTGGAGTTCCTAGACCTCAGTGCCGCTGTTGAAGAGTGTGCCCCAACCACCTCTGCCTCAGATTCCCCAGGCAGCCTCAAGAAGATGGCGGTCTCCACTTAG
- the Snx19 gene encoding sorting nexin-19: MIIRDFVLSWYRSVSHEKTFEAEMEASMKGLVQELRRRMSIVDSHALTQRVLTLCGCHLQSYIQAKGATAKEQSCPVEPSQLWDAYCQVTTPHPAMSCPTTEVTYARGIVNLILKELVPKPHLETRTGRHVVVELITCNVILPLISKLSDPDWIHLILVSIFSKYKQDAAQGTKPPSSPCVLEQPSVPTSLPLMVEVESLPVGKASSPVAAPVHLASSEPAPSPEIEEGHEAVEGELPGMLEERKVGNNSSHFLQPDIRGPLFLCEDSELESPLSELGKETIMLMTPGNFLSHRIQDALCALDDSQALEPRDGEGSECMEGAEAEEAPGAETETGTLVSMLNCPEIQIDPADKEAEQGDDASLTALLEEPEKPCLQRPSCLDKGLGSGACSLEPAVPPLSLSSSPPGPLSSATFSFESLSSPDGPVVIQNLRITGTITAREHSGTGFHPYTLYTVKYETALSGENSSGLQQLAYHTVNRRYREFLNLQTRLEEKPDLRKFIKNVKGPKKLFPDLPFGNMDSDRVEARKSLLESFLRQLCAIPEIANSEEVQEFLALNTDARIAFVKKPFMVSRIDKMVVSAIVDTLKTAFPRSEPQSPTEELSEAENESKPQTEGKKASKSRLRFSSSKIAPALSIAEAQDKILYCLQEGNSESEVLSMSGMESFIEKQTKLLQMQPAEVPDKEPQQVPKESVDSGLLDKAVVSQELNKSDPGTETELADTAFDLILLLLMEQWKWLCTENMQKFLRLVFGTLVQRWLEVQVANLTCPQRWAQYLRLLRESIWPGGVLPKFPRPGRTQAQKAATEKQALQSLMGLLPDFLVEILGVHKCQLSWSLVLESFQQPLINRHLIYCLGDIILEFLDLSAAVEECAPTTSASDSPGSLKKMAVST; encoded by the exons ATGATTATCCGAGACTTCGTGCTATCCTGGTATCGTTCTGTGAGCCATGAGAAGACATTCGAGGCGGAGATGGAGGCATCCATGAAAGGGTTGGTTCAGGAGCTTCGAAGGCGGATGAGCATAGTGGACAGCCATGCTCTTACCCAGAGGGTTCTGACTCTCTGTGGCTGTCACCTGCAAAGCTATATTCAGGCGAAGGGGGCTACTGCAAAGGAGCAGAGCTGTCCAGTTGAGCCCTCCCAGCTGTGGGATGCTTACTGCCAGGTTACAACTCCCCATCCTGCCATGAGCTGTCCCACCACTGAGGTCACTTACGCACGTGGCATTGTGAATTTGATACTAAAAGAGTTAGTGCCCAAGCCCCACCTGGAGACTAGGACCGGACGCCATGTTGTAGTCGAACTCATTACTTGCAATGTAATCTTACCGCTGATCAGCAAGCTATCAGATCCTGACTGGATCCACCTTATACTTGTGAGTATCTTTTCCAAGTACAAACAGGATGCAGCACAAGGAACTAAACCCCCCAGCTCACCCTGTGTCCTAGAGCAGCCCTCAGTGCCCACATCTCTGCCATTGATGGTTGAAGTAGAGAGTCTGCCAGTAGGAAAAGCATCTTCTCCAGTAGCAGCCCCAGTACACTTAGCCTCCAGTGAGCCAGCCCCCTCCCCAGAGATTGAAGAAGGCCACGAAGCTGTAGAGGGAGAGTTGCCTGGGATGCTTGAAGAGAGAAAAGTAGGGAATAACTCATCCCATTTTCTACAGCCAGATATCCGAGGCCCCTTGTTCTTGTGTGAAGACTCAGAACTGGAGTCACCACTGTCTGAACTGGGCAAAGAAACCATCATGCTGATGACCCCAGGCAACTTCCTTTCGCACAGGATTCAGGATGCTCTGTGTGCCCTAGACGATTCCCAGGCTCTGGAGCCTAGGGATGGCGAGGGGTCTGAGTGCATGGAAGGAGCAGAAGCTGAGGAGGCTCCAGgagcagaaacagagacaggcacGCTGGTCTCCATGCTTAATTGCCCAGAGATCCAGATTGACCCAGCAGACAAGGAGGCGGAGCAAGGAGATGACGCGTCTCTTACAGCCTTGCTGGAAGAACcggaaaaaccctgtctccagcGACCTTCGTGCTTAGACAAAGGTCTCGGCAGTGGTGCGTGCTCCCTTGAGCCTGCTGTGCCTCCACTGtcactttcttcctctccccctggTCCTCTCAGCTCAGCCACCTTCAGCTTTGAGTCCCTGAGCAGTCCTGATGGCCCAGTTGTCATCCAGAACCTTCGAATCACTGGCACCATCACGGCCCGAGAGCACAGTGGGACTGGATTCCACCCGTACACGCTGTACACCGTGAAG TATGAGACAGCCCTCAGTGGCGAGAACAGCAGCGGCCTACAGCAGCTGGCCTATCACACCGTAAACCGCCGCTACCGGGAGTTCTTGAATCTGCAGACCCGCCTGGAGGAGAAACCAGATCTACGAAAGTTTATCAAAA aCGTGAAGGGTCCAAAAAAGCTCTTTCCAGATCTTCCATTTGGAAACATGGACAGTGACAGAGTAGAAGCCCGGAAGAGCCTCCTGGAGTCATTCCTGAGG CAACTCTGTGCCATTCCTGAGATTGCCaacagtgaggaggtgcaggagttcCTCGCTCTGAACACAGATGCTCGGATTGCCTTTGTCAAGAAGCCGTTCATGGTCTCTCGGATAGACAAG ATGGTGGTGAGTGCTATCGTGGACACCTTGAAGACAGCGTTTCCTCGCTCTGAACCCCAGAGTCCCACAGAGGAGCTGAGTGAAGCTGAGAATGAGAGCAAGCCCCAGACAGAAGGCAAGAAGGCTAGCAA GTCCAGACTGAGGTTTTCATCCAGTAAAATTGCCCCCGCACTGAGTATAGCTGAGGCACAGGACAAGATTCTGTACTGCCTCCAGGAAGGCAATTCG GAGTCAGAGGTCCTGTCCATGTCTGGGATGGAATCTTTCATTGAAAAGCAGACAAAGTTACTGCAAATGCAGCCAGCGGAAGTCCCAGATAAAGAGCCCCAGCAAGTCCCCAAAGAATCTGTGGATAGTGGTTTGCTGGATAAAGCTGTGGTATCCCAAGAGCTCAACAAGAGTGACCCAG GAACAGAGACAGAGTTAGCTGACACGGCCTTCGATCTGATCCTCCTGCTGTTAATGGAGCAGTGGAAATGGCTGTGTACCGAAAACATGCAGAAGTTCCTCCGCCTTGTTTTTGGAACGCTAGTTCAGAG GTGGCTAGAAGTACAGGTGGCTAATCTAACATGTCCCCAGCGCTGGGCACAATACCTCCGCCTTCTTCGGGAATCTATCTGGCCTGGTGGAGTGCTGCCCAAGTTTCCACGGCCTGGAAGGACTCAGGCACAGAAAGCAGCTACTGAGAAGCAGGCTTTGCAGAGTTTGATGGGTCTCCTTCCAG aTTTTTTAGTAGAAATCTTGGGGGTGCACAAGTGCCAGCTGAGCTGGAGTCTTGTCTTGGAATCATTCCAGCAGCCCCTCATCAACAG ACATTTGATTTACTGCCTTGGAGACATTATCCTGGAGTTCCTAGACCTCAGTGCCGCTGTTGAAGAGTGTGCCCCAACCACCTCTGCCTCAGATTCCCCAGGCAGCCTCAAGAAGATGGCGGTCTCCACTTAG
- the Snx19 gene encoding sorting nexin-19 isoform X2, translated as MSGMESFIEKQTKLLQMQPAEVPDKEPQQVPKESVDSGLLDKAVVSQELNKSDPGTETELADTAFDLILLLLMEQWKWLCTENMQKFLRLVFGTLVQRWLEVQVANLTCPQRWAQYLRLLRESIWPGGVLPKFPRPGRTQAQKAATEKQALQSLMGLLPDFLVEILGVHKCQLSWSLVLESFQQPLINRHLIYCLGDIILEFLDLSAAVEECAPTTSASDSPGSLKKMAVST; from the exons ATGTCTGGGATGGAATCTTTCATTGAAAAGCAGACAAAGTTACTGCAAATGCAGCCAGCGGAAGTCCCAGATAAAGAGCCCCAGCAAGTCCCCAAAGAATCTGTGGATAGTGGTTTGCTGGATAAAGCTGTGGTATCCCAAGAGCTCAACAAGAGTGACCCAG GAACAGAGACAGAGTTAGCTGACACGGCCTTCGATCTGATCCTCCTGCTGTTAATGGAGCAGTGGAAATGGCTGTGTACCGAAAACATGCAGAAGTTCCTCCGCCTTGTTTTTGGAACGCTAGTTCAGAG GTGGCTAGAAGTACAGGTGGCTAATCTAACATGTCCCCAGCGCTGGGCACAATACCTCCGCCTTCTTCGGGAATCTATCTGGCCTGGTGGAGTGCTGCCCAAGTTTCCACGGCCTGGAAGGACTCAGGCACAGAAAGCAGCTACTGAGAAGCAGGCTTTGCAGAGTTTGATGGGTCTCCTTCCAG aTTTTTTAGTAGAAATCTTGGGGGTGCACAAGTGCCAGCTGAGCTGGAGTCTTGTCTTGGAATCATTCCAGCAGCCCCTCATCAACAG ACATTTGATTTACTGCCTTGGAGACATTATCCTGGAGTTCCTAGACCTCAGTGCCGCTGTTGAAGAGTGTGCCCCAACCACCTCTGCCTCAGATTCCCCAGGCAGCCTCAAGAAGATGGCGGTCTCCACTTAG